TATGCACAGCATATGTACGGTGTTGATGTCGATGCTGTGATAGGAAAGGTGAATCTTTTCGACAGTCCTTATGTCGATGATGAACTTGAAAAAAAAATAAAGTCCGGAGAAGATATTACTCTGGAATTCGAGTACGATTTCGATAGGGTAAACAAAGAATATTTCTCGACCCATAATCAAAATACTATAATTTATGAGGTAAAGATCGTATCTATACGGAATAAGAAAGGGATTATTGTAGGCCATATGTTGTTAACCAATGATGTAACAGCAACAAAAGAGGCGGAATATCGTACCGAAGAGAGTAAGAAAAATCTGGAAATGGCTATGGAGGCGGCTAATATGTCTTCCTGGGTGTATGACGTACATAAGGGGGAATTCGGTTCGTTACATGGAAATGCCATCGTCAAAGATGGTATGACATTGGAAGGGCTACAAAAGATGTTGCATCCACAGGACCGTATTATAGTGACAGAACTTTTTTCCCGGTTAATTGGTAAAGATATTCAACAGGGCTATATAACCGTACGTGTCTTTAATGAAGAAGAAATGCAGTACCGGCATTATGAGAGCCGGATGAGGCTGTCAACGGAACATTTTGGGAAATTACTGATAGTAGGGACCCAGCTGGATGTGACTGAGAAGATACGAATGGCTAAAAAAACTCAGGACTTGATAGCGAAACGTGAGCTGGCTATGCAGGTTAGTAATATCGTTCATTGGGATTTTGATGTGCGTACGGGAAAATTCGAATCTTATAACGATCCGGTCAATGATTATGCCAGCGATAAATTACTGACGGTTTCGGAATATCTGGATGTGATACATCCGGAGGACCGCTCATCTGCCAATGATGCGATACAATCAATGCTGTCGGGAAAGAAACTCAATGTCGATTTTACCTGTCGCATGCAAACGAAATATGATGATTCCTGGCAATATTGTAATATTATAGGTGTTCCGTTCGAATATGATGATGATGGCAGTATTACCCGATTTACGGGATTCACGCAAAATATTTCCAAACTCCATCGTTTGAATGAAGAACTAAAGGAACGAAATTATAAAATGGAACTTACATTCAAAATGGTAGGAATGTCTTATTGGGATTTTGATGTAGAGAATAGTCAATTTCGCGCATTTAACGATCCTGTAAACGATTATCATTCAGAAAAATCAATTACACCTGAGGCATATATACATGTTACACATCCGGATGACGTGGAGATAGTTCGTGAAAGTATAGACTGTATGCTTCGGGGTACTAACAAAGAGTTCAGTTACCAGTACCGTTCCAGAACTAAATGGGATCAGGAGTGGCAGACTCTTATTGTTACCGGTATACCCGTAGAAAAAAATAAAAAAGGGCGTATCACGCGTTATACGGGTATTTCATATAATAATACGAAATGGGAGAATATCGCCAGGGAGTTGAAGGATCTGAAAGAAAAGGCAGAACTTTCCGATCGTCTTAAGTCGGCTTTTCTGGCTAATATGAGTCATGAAATACGTACTCCCCTGAATGCTATCGTCGGATTCTCCGAACTTATGGTGAATACGGACGATCAGGCCGAGAAAGAGGAATATATGGAGATTATCGAATCTAATAATGAGTTATTGCTACGACTAATCAATGATATTCTGGACTTGTCTAAAATAGAATCGGGAATTTTAGAACGTAAACGGGAGAAATTCAATTTATCCAAAGTGTGTGGTGAATTATATACTATGATTCAGCCGAAGATCACGAATCCTGATGTTGAATTTCGTCTGGCTAATTCCAGCCCGGATTGTTGGATATTTTTGGATAGGAACCGGCTTAAACAGGTGTGGATGAATTATCTTACCAATGCAGTGAAATGTACGGAATCGGGATATATCAAGATGGGGTATTCTATTGAGAAGGACGGCATTAAAATTTATGTAGAGGATTCGGGGGTGGGAATACCCGAGGAATTGCAGAGCCGGGTTTTCGGTCGGTTTCAAAAACTTAATGAGTTTGCTCAGGGTACAGGCCTCGGGTTGGCTATTTCCCGGGCTATTATCGAAGCGGCAGGGGGAGAAGTGGGATTTACTTCTGTTCCCGGTGTCGGGTCGACATTCTGGGCACGAATTCCCTGTGAAGTAAACATGGAAAAGAACGGGGGTAAGAATAATAATAAGGGAACTTCGGGTGTTAAAGCTCCGTTGAATGGGGCTGACGGTAAGGAAATGAAGATATTGATAGCGGAAGATAATGATAGTAATTACTTGTTAGTACAGCATATTCTCAAGAATTATCATCTTACCTGGGTGAAAAATGGGGCAGAAGCAGTGAATAAAGTACGTGATGAACATTTTAATCTTGTTTTGATGGATTTGAAAATGCCAGTCATGGGAGGTGTGGAAGCGACCCGGAGAATTAGGGAATTCAATACAGGCATTCCGATTATTGCTCTTACTGCCAACGCTTTCGATTCGGATAAGGCCAGTGCTTTGGATGCAGGATGTAATGCTTTTTTATCCAAACCGTTGAAAAAAGATC
This region of Barnesiella propionica genomic DNA includes:
- a CDS encoding hybrid sensor histidine kinase/response regulator translates to MEQGKMSFDKEMSRLLQDQILFTESVYARLPMGIEIYDVQGILRSMNDYAQHMYGVDVDAVIGKVNLFDSPYVDDELEKKIKSGEDITLEFEYDFDRVNKEYFSTHNQNTIIYEVKIVSIRNKKGIIVGHMLLTNDVTATKEAEYRTEESKKNLEMAMEAANMSSWVYDVHKGEFGSLHGNAIVKDGMTLEGLQKMLHPQDRIIVTELFSRLIGKDIQQGYITVRVFNEEEMQYRHYESRMRLSTEHFGKLLIVGTQLDVTEKIRMAKKTQDLIAKRELAMQVSNIVHWDFDVRTGKFESYNDPVNDYASDKLLTVSEYLDVIHPEDRSSANDAIQSMLSGKKLNVDFTCRMQTKYDDSWQYCNIIGVPFEYDDDGSITRFTGFTQNISKLHRLNEELKERNYKMELTFKMVGMSYWDFDVENSQFRAFNDPVNDYHSEKSITPEAYIHVTHPDDVEIVRESIDCMLRGTNKEFSYQYRSRTKWDQEWQTLIVTGIPVEKNKKGRITRYTGISYNNTKWENIARELKDLKEKAELSDRLKSAFLANMSHEIRTPLNAIVGFSELMVNTDDQAEKEEYMEIIESNNELLLRLINDILDLSKIESGILERKREKFNLSKVCGELYTMIQPKITNPDVEFRLANSSPDCWIFLDRNRLKQVWMNYLTNAVKCTESGYIKMGYSIEKDGIKIYVEDSGVGIPEELQSRVFGRFQKLNEFAQGTGLGLAISRAIIEAAGGEVGFTSVPGVGSTFWARIPCEVNMEKNGGKNNNKGTSGVKAPLNGADGKEMKILIAEDNDSNYLLVQHILKNYHLTWVKNGAEAVNKVRDEHFNLVLMDLKMPVMGGVEATRRIREFNTGIPIIALTANAFDSDKASALDAGCNAFLSKPLKKDQLLELFR